A single Limanda limanda chromosome 19, fLimLim1.1, whole genome shotgun sequence DNA region contains:
- the LOC133025776 gene encoding secretagogin-like codes for MDLDLDLDLDLDLDRLDASGFSHIWTLLDVDDHGFIEATQLDDFFRRVMEKLGKKREEITELNIRRLRERFMSADDVSAAGRLQIQELAAMMLSEEEKFLLLFHRETPLDDSVEFMRIWRNYDVDSSGFISAVDLKGFLQDLFLQHRKSIPAEKLEDYTVSMMKMFDKNQDGRLDLNDLARILALKENFLLKFKMDACSQDDRKRDFEKIFTHYDVSKTGELEGPEVDGFVKDMMELAKPSLSGTDLDKFRKAVLGHCDINGDGKIQKNELALCLGLKLS; via the exons atggacctggacctggacctggacctggacctggacctggaccggCTGGACGCCTCCGGCTTCTCACACATCTGGACGCTTCTGGACGTGGACG ATCACGGTTTCATCGAAGCGACGCAGCTCGACGACTTCTTCCGTCGCGTGATGGAGAAACTGGGAAagaag agagaagagatcACTGAACTCAACATCAGGCGACTGAGAGAAAGGTTCATGTCGGCTGATGACGTCTCAGCCGCCGGACGCCTGCAGATCCAAGAG CTCGCAGCCATGATGCTGTCGGAGGAAGAGAAGTTCCTGCTCCTGTTCCACAGAGAGACGCCGCTGGACGACAGCGTGGAGTTCATGAgg ATCTGGAGAAACTACGACGTCGACAGCAGCGGCTTCATCTCCGCCGTCGACCTCAAG GGCTTCCTTCAGGACCTGTTCCTCCAACACAGGAAGTCCATCCCCGCGGAGAAGCTGGAGGACTACACTGTCTCCATG ATGAAGATGTTCGATAAGAACCAGGACGGCCGATTGGATCTGAACGACCTGGCCAG AATTTTGGCTCTGAAAGAAAACTTCTTACTGAAGTTTAAGATGGAC GCCTGCAGTCAGGACGACAGGAAGAGGGACTTCGAGAAAATATTCACTCACTATGACGTC agtaAGACGGGTGAGTTGGAGGGTCCTGAGGTCGATGGATTTGTCAAAGACATGATGGAGCTGGCGAAG CCCAGCCTCAGTGGCACAGACCTGGACAAGTTCAGGAAAGCTGTGCTCGGCCACTGTGACATCAACGGAGACGGAAAGATCCAGAAGAACGAGCTGGCTCTCTGCCTCGGCCTGAAGCTCAGCTAG